In Stenotrophomonas sp. ASS1, the following proteins share a genomic window:
- a CDS encoding quinone-dependent dihydroorotate dehydrogenase, producing the protein MYSLARPFLFSLDAERAHGLGLSALDLAYRTGTTPLLAARIAPMPSTVFGLTFPNPVGLAAGLDKNGEHIDALFALGFGFVEIGTITPRPQAGNPQPRLFRLPEHNAIINRMGFNNAGVDALVRNVERARNRRGLLGINIGKNKDTPNEQAVDDYIACLDKVYPLADYITVNISSPNTAGLRELQEETALRQLVSQLRDRQEDLAARHGRRVPMLVKVAPDLSERDIDAAARVLGELQVDGVIATNTTIDHSKVAGDPLANEAGGLSGAPVLEQSTLVLRRLRSRLPESVPLIGVGGILSGADAVAKMAAGAALVQCYSGLIFRGPALVSECVEAIRRRREAPSRGAVAPL; encoded by the coding sequence ATGTATTCGCTTGCCCGCCCCTTCCTGTTCTCGCTCGACGCCGAGCGCGCCCACGGCCTTGGCCTGTCCGCACTGGACCTGGCCTACCGCACCGGCACCACGCCGCTGCTGGCCGCACGCATCGCGCCGATGCCCAGCACGGTGTTCGGGTTGACCTTCCCCAATCCGGTCGGCCTGGCCGCCGGCCTGGACAAGAATGGCGAGCACATCGATGCGCTGTTCGCGCTGGGTTTCGGCTTCGTCGAAATCGGCACCATCACGCCGCGCCCGCAGGCCGGCAATCCGCAGCCGCGCCTGTTCCGCCTGCCGGAACACAACGCGATCATCAACCGCATGGGCTTCAACAATGCGGGCGTGGACGCGCTGGTGCGCAACGTCGAGCGCGCGCGCAACCGCCGCGGCCTGCTCGGCATCAACATCGGCAAGAACAAGGACACCCCGAACGAACAGGCCGTGGACGATTACATCGCCTGCCTGGACAAGGTGTACCCGCTGGCCGACTACATCACTGTCAACATTTCCTCGCCCAACACCGCCGGCCTGCGTGAACTGCAGGAAGAAACCGCGCTGCGCCAGCTGGTCAGCCAGTTGCGCGACCGCCAGGAAGATCTCGCGGCCCGCCACGGTCGCCGCGTGCCGATGCTGGTCAAGGTGGCGCCCGACCTGAGCGAGCGCGACATCGATGCCGCTGCCCGCGTGCTGGGCGAACTGCAGGTGGACGGCGTGATCGCCACCAACACCACCATCGATCACAGCAAGGTGGCCGGCGACCCGCTGGCCAACGAGGCCGGTGGCCTGTCCGGCGCGCCGGTGCTGGAGCAGTCCACCCTGGTACTGCGCCGTCTGCGTTCGCGCCTGCCCGAATCGGTGCCGTTGATCGGTGTTGGCGGCATCCTGTCCGGTGCCGACGCCGTGGCCAAGATGGCCGCAGGCGCAGCCCTGGTGCAGTGCTACAGCGGCCTGATCTTCCGTGGCCCGGCCCTCGTCTCCGAATGCGTGGAGGCGATCCGTCGCCGCCGCGAAGCGCCGAGCCGCGGCGCGGTGGCCCCACTGTGA
- a CDS encoding undecaprenyl-phosphate glucose phosphotransferase codes for MRLGDLLLLPGMAVLSHILLNGAGAPDSSQRIVFGAVILSAIVCFSVAPMYRNWRIRGLLADLWLLLLAWSGTFALFSLYVVLIGLADAVPSTWLIGWYAFGLGSMAVLRVLLRVQLHRLRSRGMDHERILLVGLRAPALRLHRLLRGKPELGKDVIGYFASAGDIATRRGGDAPRRLGMLAEVPQYMDQHRGEFDQVWVSMPMGHAAAIKDMLKQIERFPVPVRLIPDTTGLGALNPGVHQVGDVPMIGVRQGLVDHRFRLFKRVEDIVVAGIAVILLAPLFAVLAIGVKLSSPGPVLFRQKRHGLGGKEFWMLKFRSMRVHAEGEGQITQATRGDPRVTRFGAFLRRSSLDELPQFFNVLGGNMSVVGPRPHAIQHNNHYERVIERYMHRHYVKPGITGWAQVHGLRGETPELRSMKKRVQYDIDYIRRWSPTLDVRIIVLTALKVLGQKSAY; via the coding sequence TTGCGCCTGGGCGATCTGTTGCTGCTGCCGGGCATGGCGGTGCTCTCCCACATTCTGCTGAACGGAGCAGGCGCGCCGGACTCCTCCCAGCGCATCGTGTTCGGCGCGGTGATCCTCAGCGCCATCGTCTGCTTCTCTGTAGCGCCGATGTACCGCAACTGGCGGATCCGTGGCCTTCTGGCTGATCTCTGGCTGTTGTTGCTGGCCTGGTCCGGCACCTTCGCGTTGTTCTCGCTCTATGTCGTCCTGATCGGACTTGCCGATGCGGTCCCCTCTACCTGGCTGATTGGCTGGTATGCCTTTGGCCTGGGCTCAATGGCGGTGCTGCGCGTATTGCTGAGGGTGCAGTTGCACCGCCTGCGCTCGCGCGGGATGGACCATGAGCGGATCCTGCTGGTCGGACTGCGGGCCCCTGCTTTGAGGTTGCATCGCCTGCTGCGTGGAAAGCCAGAGCTTGGCAAGGACGTCATCGGCTATTTCGCCAGTGCGGGCGATATCGCCACCCGTCGTGGCGGTGATGCGCCGCGGAGGCTGGGTATGCTGGCCGAGGTCCCGCAGTACATGGATCAGCACCGCGGCGAATTCGATCAGGTCTGGGTGTCGATGCCGATGGGGCACGCGGCCGCGATCAAGGACATGCTCAAGCAGATCGAGCGATTTCCGGTGCCGGTGCGCCTGATTCCGGATACCACGGGGCTGGGTGCGTTGAATCCCGGCGTACACCAGGTGGGTGACGTGCCGATGATCGGCGTGCGCCAGGGTCTGGTGGATCATCGCTTCCGCCTGTTCAAGCGGGTTGAGGACATCGTTGTGGCAGGCATTGCGGTGATCCTTCTGGCGCCGCTGTTTGCCGTGCTGGCCATCGGCGTGAAGCTGAGCTCACCGGGGCCGGTGCTTTTCCGGCAGAAACGTCATGGCCTTGGCGGTAAAGAGTTCTGGATGCTCAAGTTCCGCTCCATGCGTGTGCACGCGGAGGGGGAGGGGCAGATCACCCAGGCAACGCGGGGTGATCCGCGCGTCACCCGGTTTGGCGCCTTCCTGCGCCGCAGCAGCCTGGACGAGCTGCCGCAGTTCTTCAATGTGCTGGGTGGGAACATGTCGGTGGTGGGGCCGCGACCGCACGCGATCCAGCACAACAACCACTACGAGCGGGTGATCGAACGCTACATGCACCGCCACTACGTCAAGCCGGGAATCACAGGCTGGGCGCAGGTGCATGGGTTGCGTGGCGAGACGCCGGAGCTGCGCTCGATGAAGAAGCGCGTCCAGTACGACATCGATTACATCCGGCGCTGGAGTCCTACGCTGGACGTGAGGATCATCGTGCTGACGGCGTTGAAGGTTCTGGGGCAAAAATCGGCGTACTAA
- a CDS encoding low molecular weight protein-tyrosine-phosphatase, which produces MFKNVLFVCVGNICRSPSAEVMLRQAVEGKGVQVSSAGLGALVGHGIDATAQELLVEQGMDGLAHRARQIDDAILGAADLVLTMERKHVRRIAEIAPQASGKTFLLGKWQQDREIPDPYRQQRPAFEHVYKLMAEGVESWARHL; this is translated from the coding sequence GTGTTCAAGAACGTTCTTTTTGTATGTGTCGGCAACATCTGCCGCAGTCCCTCCGCAGAAGTGATGCTGCGCCAGGCGGTCGAGGGCAAGGGGGTCCAGGTATCCTCCGCTGGTCTCGGTGCGCTGGTTGGGCATGGCATTGATGCCACAGCGCAGGAGCTGCTGGTCGAGCAGGGCATGGATGGCCTGGCCCATCGCGCGCGCCAGATCGATGACGCCATCCTGGGAGCCGCTGATCTGGTGCTGACCATGGAGCGCAAGCACGTGCGTCGCATTGCCGAAATCGCACCGCAGGCCTCGGGAAAGACGTTCCTGCTGGGCAAGTGGCAGCAGGATCGGGAGATTCCCGATCCGTACCGCCAGCAACGCCCTGCGTTCGAACATGTTTACAAGTTGATGGCCGAGGGTGTGGAGAGCTGGGCGCGGCACCTGTAG
- a CDS encoding aldehyde dehydrogenase family protein, which translates to MSSELLKSLGLDAINAGTYLGNGEWSSATSGELITPVNPTTGEPIAQVRATTEAEYETVVARAQEAFKIWRTTPAPRRGEAVRLCGEALRKHKDALGSLVALEMGKSKPEGDGEVQEMIDIADFAVGQSRMLYGYTMHSERPGHRMYEQYHPLGLVGIISAFNFPVAVWSWNSFLAAICGDVCIWKPSNKTPLTAIASLKICNDALREAGFPDIFFLINDAGTALSEKLVDDRRVPLISFTGSTQVGRTVNEKVARRLGRCLLELGGNNAIILDETADLKLAVPGIVFGAVGTAGQRCTTTRRLIVHRSIYADVLATLVKAYKQVEGKIGDPTDAANLMGPLNSDGAVQQFLDAIAQAKAAGGTIETGGTRIDRAGNFVLPAIVSGLKNSDAVVQHETFAPILYVMPYDTIDEAIDMQNGVPQGLSSSIFTQNLKTAEKFLSAAGSDCGIANINIGTSGAEIGGAFGGEKDTGGGRESGSDAWKVYMRRQTNTINYSDSLPLAQGIKFDL; encoded by the coding sequence ATGTCTTCCGAGCTGCTCAAGTCCCTTGGCCTGGACGCGATCAACGCTGGCACGTACCTGGGCAACGGGGAGTGGTCGAGCGCGACCAGCGGTGAGCTGATCACCCCGGTCAACCCGACCACCGGCGAGCCGATCGCGCAGGTCCGCGCGACCACCGAGGCCGAGTACGAGACCGTCGTCGCTCGCGCCCAGGAAGCCTTCAAGATCTGGCGCACCACGCCGGCGCCGCGCCGCGGTGAAGCCGTGCGCCTTTGCGGCGAAGCACTGCGCAAGCACAAGGACGCCCTGGGTTCGCTGGTCGCCCTGGAAATGGGCAAGAGCAAGCCGGAAGGCGATGGCGAAGTGCAGGAGATGATCGACATCGCCGATTTCGCCGTGGGCCAGAGCCGCATGCTGTACGGCTACACCATGCATTCCGAGCGCCCCGGCCACCGCATGTACGAGCAGTACCACCCGCTGGGCCTGGTCGGCATCATCTCGGCCTTCAACTTCCCGGTCGCGGTGTGGAGCTGGAATTCGTTCCTGGCCGCCATCTGTGGCGACGTGTGCATCTGGAAGCCGTCCAACAAGACGCCGCTGACCGCCATCGCCTCGTTGAAGATCTGCAACGACGCCCTGCGCGAAGCCGGCTTCCCGGACATCTTCTTCCTGATCAACGATGCCGGCACTGCGCTGTCGGAGAAGTTGGTCGATGACCGTCGCGTGCCGCTGATCAGCTTCACCGGCTCGACCCAGGTTGGCCGCACCGTCAATGAGAAGGTTGCGCGCCGCCTGGGCCGCTGCCTGCTGGAGCTGGGTGGCAACAACGCCATCATCCTGGACGAAACCGCCGACCTGAAGCTGGCCGTGCCGGGCATCGTGTTCGGCGCGGTCGGTACCGCCGGCCAGCGCTGCACCACCACCCGCCGCCTGATCGTGCACCGCTCGATCTATGCCGACGTGCTGGCCACGCTGGTCAAGGCCTATAAGCAGGTGGAAGGCAAGATCGGCGACCCGACCGATGCCGCCAACCTGATGGGCCCGCTGAACAGCGATGGCGCCGTGCAGCAGTTCCTCGATGCCATCGCCCAGGCCAAGGCGGCCGGCGGCACCATCGAAACCGGCGGCACCCGCATCGACCGCGCTGGCAACTTCGTGCTGCCGGCGATCGTCTCGGGCCTGAAGAACAGCGACGCCGTGGTCCAGCATGAGACCTTCGCGCCGATCCTGTACGTGATGCCGTACGACACCATCGACGAAGCCATCGACATGCAGAACGGCGTGCCGCAGGGCCTGTCGTCCTCGATCTTCACCCAGAACCTGAAGACCGCCGAGAAGTTCCTGTCGGCGGCCGGCAGCGACTGCGGCATCGCCAACATCAACATCGGCACGTCCGGTGCGGAGATCGGCGGTGCCTTCGGTGGCGAGAAGGACACCGGCGGTGGCCGCGAGTCCGGCTCGGATGCATGGAAGGTCTACATGCGCCGCCAGACCAACACCATCAACTACTCGGATTCGCTGCCGCTGGCGCAGGGCATCAAGTTCGACCTGTAA
- a CDS encoding SDR family NAD(P)-dependent oxidoreductase, with translation MNTAGNAAEHGSALQAGKPVIDFTGRRVLIAGGSKGIGREMALAFAGAGAQVSVCARGQAGLDALRADARVQGYELHTFSADLADPGQIQAWLQAAADALGGIDVLVNNATGYGMADDEDGWAASLQIDLMAAVRASRLALPWLRASSDACILNLSSIAAQQPRPGGAPYAAAKAALSHYTTSQALALAKDRIRVNAIAPGSIEFDDGLWDRRRTEDPALYHGTLAKIPFGRFGHPREIADAALFLCSPLARWITGHVLNVDGGQVLMG, from the coding sequence ATGAACACCGCAGGTAATGCAGCCGAGCATGGCTCGGCTCTTCAGGCTGGCAAGCCGGTGATTGATTTCACCGGCCGCCGCGTACTCATCGCCGGCGGCAGCAAGGGCATTGGCCGTGAAATGGCACTGGCGTTTGCCGGCGCTGGTGCGCAGGTCTCGGTCTGCGCGCGCGGCCAGGCCGGTCTGGATGCCCTGCGTGCCGATGCACGGGTGCAGGGCTACGAACTGCACACGTTCTCCGCCGATCTGGCCGACCCCGGCCAGATCCAGGCCTGGCTGCAGGCCGCCGCCGATGCACTCGGTGGCATCGATGTGCTGGTCAACAACGCCACTGGCTACGGCATGGCCGACGACGAGGACGGCTGGGCCGCCAGCCTGCAGATCGACCTGATGGCGGCCGTGCGTGCATCGCGCCTGGCCCTGCCTTGGCTGCGCGCATCCAGCGACGCCTGCATTCTCAATCTATCTTCGATTGCCGCACAGCAGCCGCGTCCCGGTGGTGCGCCCTACGCCGCCGCCAAGGCCGCGCTGTCGCACTACACCACCTCGCAGGCCCTCGCGCTGGCCAAGGACCGGATCCGCGTCAACGCGATCGCACCGGGCTCGATCGAGTTCGATGACGGCCTCTGGGACCGCCGCCGCACCGAAGATCCCGCCCTGTACCACGGTACGCTGGCGAAGATTCCGTTCGGTCGCTTCGGCCACCCGCGTGAGATCGCCGATGCCGCCCTGTTCCTGTGCTCGCCGCTGGCGCGCTGGATCACCGGCCATGTGCTCAACGTGGATGGTGGCCAGGTGTTGATGGGCTGA
- a CDS encoding DUF4190 domain-containing protein, with product MSVAPRQISALAVVSLVMGIASWTVLPFVASIVAIISGHMARAEIRRRPHELEGDGLAVTGLVLGWVMVGAVIAAILVFILFFGGLAWLAAMSN from the coding sequence ATGAGCGTGGCACCCCGACAGATAAGCGCCCTGGCCGTGGTCAGCCTGGTCATGGGCATCGCCAGCTGGACCGTCCTGCCCTTCGTGGCCAGCATCGTGGCCATCATCTCCGGCCACATGGCCCGCGCCGAGATCCGCCGCCGCCCGCATGAACTGGAAGGCGATGGCCTGGCCGTCACCGGTCTGGTACTGGGCTGGGTGATGGTCGGCGCGGTGATCGCCGCCATCCTGGTCTTCATCCTGTTCTTCGGCGGCCTGGCCTGGCTCGCTGCGATGTCGAACTGA
- a CDS encoding class I SAM-dependent methyltransferase encodes MTASDSTERFSSRVADYVRYRPDYPPALLEWLHGPMGVSREALVADIGAGTGISSRQFLASGHPVVAVEPNAAMRAAAEQWLAPQYPQFRAVDGRAEATTLDDTSIDLVSVAQAFHWFDTVAVRAEWQRILRPDGQALIYWNSRLLDASPFLVGYEQLLLDYGTDYSAVAERYQDDATMQAWFGPGLRGMVELPNVQHLDFDALRGRLLSSSYAPQAGHPRHAPMIDALQDLFAAHAVDDQVAFEYRTRAFLGTLD; translated from the coding sequence ATGACCGCCTCCGACAGCACTGAACGCTTCAGCAGCCGCGTCGCCGATTACGTCCGCTACCGGCCCGATTACCCACCCGCGCTGCTGGAATGGCTGCACGGCCCGATGGGCGTCAGCCGCGAGGCGCTGGTCGCCGACATCGGCGCCGGTACCGGTATTTCCAGCCGCCAGTTCCTGGCCAGCGGCCATCCGGTAGTCGCGGTTGAACCCAACGCCGCCATGCGCGCCGCGGCCGAGCAATGGCTGGCACCGCAGTACCCGCAGTTCCGCGCGGTCGACGGCCGCGCCGAGGCCACCACACTGGACGACACCAGCATCGATCTGGTCAGCGTCGCGCAGGCCTTCCACTGGTTCGACACCGTGGCGGTGCGCGCCGAGTGGCAGCGCATCCTGCGTCCGGATGGCCAGGCACTGATCTACTGGAATTCGCGCCTGCTCGATGCCAGTCCGTTCCTGGTCGGCTACGAACAGCTGCTGCTGGATTACGGCACCGACTACTCCGCCGTGGCCGAGCGCTACCAGGACGATGCCACCATGCAGGCCTGGTTCGGCCCCGGCCTGCGCGGCATGGTGGAGCTGCCGAACGTGCAGCACCTGGACTTCGACGCCCTGCGCGGGCGCCTGCTGTCCTCCTCCTATGCCCCGCAAGCCGGTCATCCGCGCCACGCGCCGATGATCGACGCTTTGCAGGACCTGTTCGCCGCCCACGCGGTCGACGACCAGGTCGCTTTTGAATATCGAACCCGAGCCTTCCTCGGCACGCTGGACTGA